The Flavobacteriales bacterium genomic sequence TTCCACCCCATGCAGGCCGCCAAAGACTACGACGTGCTGTTCAACGGCAACATGAGCTATCCGCCCAACGTGGAAAGTGCCGAGTTCCTGGTGAACGAAGTGCTGCCCCTGCTGAAGGAAACCCGCCCCGACCTGAAGATCCTGATCTCCGGCGCCACGCCCTCACCCCGGGTGAAGCAGCTGGCAGGTACATCGGTAACGGTGACCGGTTGGGTGGAAGACATCCGCGAAAGCTTTGCCCGGTCGAAGATGCTGGTGGCGCCCATGCAACTCAGCATCGGACTGCAGAACAAACTGCTGGAGGCCATGTCCATGAAGATCCCCTGCATCACCTCCCCCCTGGCCAACAACGCCCTTCAGGCGCCGGAAGGCTCTTGTATCCTGGTGGCTGCCGACGCCCCTGCCTATGCCCGTCACATCCTGCATTTGCTGGATCACCCCGAGCAAGCCGAACGCATGGCCGAAGAAGCCTATGCCTTCATCCGGCAGAAGTTCAGGTGGGAAGCCGTTGCGCAGGAAGTGGCGCAGGTAATCCGGCAGGCCCGCACCCCCTGATTGCATCGCGGTTTTCGTATCTTTGTACCCGGATAAAGAAATGCTTTCCGAGAAGGTGACTTTGTTGAGCTGAAGGTCTGAATGCCACGAAGGCACAAAGACACGAAGGGTTGCCGGGAAATATTCTGTGATTGCACGTAACGAATCTTTGTGCCTTGGTGTCTTTGTGGCAATAAAAACACGCCGCTGCAGACCGTGAATTTACAAGTTGAACATAAACCGCAATGAGCGAACAACTGAATACAATCGAAGAAGCCCTGGAAGACATCCGGGCCGGCAAAGTGGTGATCGTGGTGGATGATGCCGACCGTGAAAACGAAGGAGATTTCATTGCCGCCTCGCGCCATGCCACCCCCGAACTGGTGAATTTTATGGCCACCCACGGGCGCGGACTCATCTGCGCCTCCGTGGTGGAAAAACGCTGTGATGAACTCGGACTGGAGATGATGGTGTCCAAAAACACCTCGCTCCACGAAACGCCGTTCACCGTTTCCATCGACCTGATCGGCCACGGCACCAGCACGGGCATTTCCGCCAGCGACCGGTCCAAGACCATCCTGGCCCTGATCAACCCGGATACCAAACCCACAGACTTTGCCAAACCCGGCCATATCTTCCCCCTCCGTGCAAAAGCCGGTGGTGTATTGAGACGTGCCGGACATACCGAAGCCGCCATCGACCTTTCCAGGCTGGCCGGCTACGAACCTGCCGGTGTGCTGGTGGAGATCATGAACGAAGATGGCACCATGGCGCGGCTCCCGCAGCTGCTGGAGATCGCGAAGAAGTTCAACCTGAAGGTCATCTCCATCGAAGACCTGATCGCCTACCGCATCGCCAAGGAAAGCCTGATTGATAAGGAAGTGGAAGTGGACATGCCCACCGAGTACGGCCATTTCAAGCTGATCGCCTACCGCCAGACCACCACCGGTGAAGAACACCTGGCCCTGGTGAAAGGCGAATGGCAGGAAGACGAACATGTGCTGGTGCGGATGCACTCATCCTGCCTGACCGGTGATATCTTCGGCTCCTGCCGCTGCGACTGCGGTTCCCAGCTGCACAAAGCCATGGAGATGATTGAGAAGGAAGGCAAAGGCGTGGTTGTGTACATGAACCATGAAGGCCGCGGCATCGGACTGCTGAACAAACTGAAAGCCTACGAGCTGCAGGAACAAGGCCGCGATACCGTGGAGGCGAACCTGGAGCTGGGCTTCAAAGCGGACGCACGGGATTACGGCATCGGGGCGCAGATCCTGCGTGACCTGGGCGTGTCGAAGATCCGCCTGCTCTCCAACAACCCGAAAAAACGCACCGGCCTGATCAGCTACGGACTGGAGATCGTGGAGAACGTGGCCCTGGAGATCACGCCGAATGAACACAACAAAAAGTACCTGGAGACGAAGAAGAACAAGATGGGACATACGTTGAAGTTGAAAGGGTAAAGGGGTAAAGGGGTAAAGAGGTAAAGAGGTAAAGAGGTAAAGAGGTAATACGGTAAGGAATGGTAAGGGGGTAAAAAGTAAGAAGGTAAGAAGGTAAGGGAGTAAGGGAGTAAGGGAGTAAGGGTGCAAGAAGGTAAGGGAGTGAATGGATTGTGCCTTGGATGCCTGTAACGCGACCGTAGGGAGCATTTTATAGCACAGTTCTTTACGCGACCGAAGGGAGTACCCCACAGCGCAGCATCCTTACACGACCGAAGGGAGGATTTTACAGCGTAGCTTCTTTACACGACCGAAGGGAGTACCCCACAGCACAGCTTCTTTACGCGACCAACGGGAGCTCTTTACAATACAATCATAACACAACCAAAGGAAGCAATTCACACAGCACATCAATCTATAAACCGTATACAATCACCATGTCCGACCTCGCCTACCCCATCGGCCGCTTCAAATACGAAGCCGGCAACACAGAAAAACATCACCAGGCCATGGACTCCATCGCCCGCTTCGGCGCCGCCCTGGAAGCCGTGTGCAGAGACATCAACGATGAACAGCTTGCCTGGCGCTACCGCCCCGACGGGTGGACAATCCGCCAGGTGGTGCACCACTGCGCCGACAGCCACTCCAACGGTGTCGTACGCTTCAAGCTGGCCCTCACCGAAGACACCCCAAGGATCAAAACCTACGACGAGAAAGCCTGGTCGGAACTGGCCGACAACCAGCTGCCCATCGTCTTCTCACTCGGTATCCTGTTCGGCGTACATGCACGCTGGGACGCCCTCCTGAAAAGCATGACACCCCAAGACTTCGAGAAGCGCTTCTTCCACCCCGAACACGACCGCGAGATTTCCCTGGCGGAAATGACACAACTCTACGGCTGGCATAGCAACCACCACTTGGCGCATATCCAGCAGGCGTTGGGCTTCAAGGGGAAGTATTAGTTAATTCTTAATTAGGAATTAGGAATTAGGGAGGTAGCTGCAAGCTACGTGATAGGAAGACGAAGGTACAACCTTCGCCTAACGCCCCGGCACTATTGGTGAGAAGCCATGGATAACCGAGGATTCAAAAATGAAAAAAGACATGCGCGTTTTATTTGTCCTTTTCATTTCCTGTGCAATGGGAATCGCAGGGTGTTCTTCTTGTCCTGATTCTGACATGTTGGTTGGTAGTTACTGTTATAGCCATCATGGTTTTTCTTCCTCCCAAGATTCAATTTTCATATATGCCGACGGCACCTATACATATCAACATCTGGCCTCCAACGGACATGTTTTTGACAGACACGGCGCGTGGAAGCATGATTCGCCTGGTTGCGAAATTCTTTTTGAAAATTTCCTGTTTTTCAGTGATGAAAAATCTTTCTCCGGTTCACAAGGTGGCAACTGGTATTCACGCGTTCATGTGGTGGATGGAGTGATACTATTAATGTATTCCTCGGAGGATAACATCTATTTTTCCAAAGTGGGAAGAAATTCCCGACGTTAGACGTTAGGCGAAGGTTGTGCCTTCGTCTTAGTATCTTGTAGCATCCGCTACCCTGCATTCGTCAAACGCCTGGCAAACTCAGCGTAGCTAAGGAGAACACAGGAATTGTATCTCTTCGTCTGCAAAATTCGTAACTTAGGGAAAAATAGGCCTTATGCTGACCAAGGAAAAAATACTGCAGTCTCTCAAAGACCTTCCCGATACCTTCTCCATTGATGAGTTGTTTGACAGGATTATTCTGCTGAATAAAATTGAAGTTGGGCTGGAACAGTCAAAATCCGGCAAAACCAGCACAACAGATCAGGCCAGGGACAAGTTAAAAAAATGGCTGAAGTAAGGTGGACCGACCAGGCAATTGAAGATATAAACAACATTGCCGAATACATTTCCAAAGACAGCCTCACATTTGCCCGGATCCAAACCGATAGATTTTTCGAACGGGTAGAAATCCTGGAGACTCAACCACTGGCCGGACGCATTGTTCCGGAACTCAATGACCAAACCATAAGGGAGCTGGTTATGGGCAATTACAGGATCGTTTATCTCATGGATTCAGAAGACACAGCAACCATTCTAACTGTGCATCACAGCCGCAGACAACTATCCAACAACCCTGCTTTCGAAGAAGATAAATAATATAGTTTGCCTTCGTTTAATACCTGCCACAGATGGCAACAAGCTATGGAGAACAAGGGAAAAGCCGGGCATTGTAGCTACAAGCTACGCGATAGGAAGATGAAGGTACAACCTTCGCCTAACGTCCCGTGCCTTGTGATAGGCAATGGAGAAAAGAACTACCGGTATTAGTACACACTGAAAGATGAAAGCCATCAGGTACATACGAACAGCCATTTTCACTTTGGCTGCCCTGGGCATGGTTGACTTTATGACACGGACCGGTCTCGACGCAGCCGGACGCTACTCATACAGCGACTTCAACAACCATGCACTTTCCCGGACATTGGCAGATGTTCTCTTGCTGACAGCTTTCATCTTTCTGGCGGCCCGACAGTGGATGCAAAAAGGAAGGGATCCGCTGTATGGGATGGCTTCCCTGATTTTCATCCTGTTGCTCATACCCAATATCGGCACCTGGCTTTACCTGACCAACGTCAGCCCGATATACCCATACATCCTCACTGTTTTCTCCCTGCCCATACTTATCATCCTTCACGACCTTTCAGCAGCCAGGCATATCAACTTCAAATTCCCGCTTATCGCCGGACTGTTTTTTATCGCTTCCGGCTTTGTGTACGATATCGCATGTATCAACCTCCCCTTTCAGGACCCCACTCCTGAAATCATCAACAAACGAATTAGTCAGCAGAAGACATTGTATTGGCTGTATTATATTGGGATGTTATTGATGACAACCGGTGTCTTACAGCGTATGACAAGAAAATTAAAAACTGCATAGAACAGGGGAGTTGTGCAATGTAGCTGCAAGCTACGTGATAGGAAGACGAAGGTACAACCTTCGCCTAACGGCCGGCCGCACAGTCTTAAGCCTGATCCAATGGTGACACATTAACAAATATGCATGGGACTTTCAAACAGCATAATTGCACTCAAAGGCAACCATCTTAACAAGATATCTCAAATCTTCGAGACACTCGGTTATGTTGACAATAACCGCAACAAGGAATATGACAAATGGGAAGAAGCCGAGACCTTCTTATTTGACAACTATTTTGACCTGGCCAACCAAAGTATTGCTATCAGAGGCATCTGGGTAGACAACAACTGGACAAGCATTTGTGACCCTGAAATGGTTGACGCGATGGAGGATGATAAAATCAGTCAACTCTCCGGCGACCTGGACGCAATCATTCTGACCTTTATGGTACAAAGCACCTCTGGTTTATTTTGGTTTGCCAAGTATGACAAGACCAAACAAAGACACTTTTTTGCAGTGGATGGTCGGATAATTGAGAACATGGGTGACCCACTAACAGAGGAACAAGGACTGAACATCAATGAGCGCATTTGCGGTGACGACATCATCAAATTGGCTGACAGGCTCGGCGTTGATTTTGAAGCGCCCCATACACAGACAACATTTATAGTAAAGGAGTTGGGGTATGGCGACCAAGTGCAACAGGAAATCAATCAGGTAAACCAGCCGACACTGCCAAAAAAGCAAGCAACACAAACCGGGCACGACAATCAGGGGAAAAAGAAACCTTGGTGGAGGTTTTAGAAATATAGTAGAAAGTGTGCTATAAGAAGCCCTCGTTCTCCATGGCTTCAAAGCCCCTGTGCCGTTAGGCGAAGCTAACACCTTCGTCTTTCTATTCTGTAGCATCCGCTACCCCACAACGTCCTGCGATGAGTTGAAACAACCCGGCTGAAAAGTTTGCGGTTTCTGGTTTGTAGTTATTTAACATCAAGGGATATACGAAGACACATCGCGGAATGTGCACTGCACATCCCAGCGCCTCTATGTTCAAACGAAACGACGCCCCAACTACAAACCACAAACTAGAAACTACAAACTACATAGCCCAGTGCACATTCCTTTGTCAGATGCCAACTTGAGACTCGCGACTTGAGACTTGAGACTTCTTTGCCCGCCGTAGCTTTAGCGCAGGTGGGAGACTTGCTTGCCCCGTGTTATGAATTTTATTTAATTCTTTTTTATCCGGTCAAAATCCCCTTCCAGGGTTTCGTCCTTGATTTTCGTGTCCTTCAATTTACCGAAGTTCCAGGTGAGCATGCACCTCCATGTTCTCGTATCGGTTTTGGATGAATAATCCACATAGAAATCATTCAGTTGGGTGGTTCCTGATTCGATTTCCCGGTAGGTGAGATCAAAGCCAGTAAACTTAGCCACCAGCTTACGCTTGAAAAACTTTGCGGAAATACCGGCACCCAGGCTTTGGTAAGGCCTGAGCACGAAAAGTCCATCGGCCCCGGGCGACACATATTCATAGGTGAGTTCCAAGGACGCGTCTTTAAATACATTGAACTCATTATACAGACTTAGAAA encodes the following:
- a CDS encoding bifunctional 3,4-dihydroxy-2-butanone-4-phosphate synthase/GTP cyclohydrolase II gives rise to the protein MSEQLNTIEEALEDIRAGKVVIVVDDADRENEGDFIAASRHATPELVNFMATHGRGLICASVVEKRCDELGLEMMVSKNTSLHETPFTVSIDLIGHGTSTGISASDRSKTILALINPDTKPTDFAKPGHIFPLRAKAGGVLRRAGHTEAAIDLSRLAGYEPAGVLVEIMNEDGTMARLPQLLEIAKKFNLKVISIEDLIAYRIAKESLIDKEVEVDMPTEYGHFKLIAYRQTTTGEEHLALVKGEWQEDEHVLVRMHSSCLTGDIFGSCRCDCGSQLHKAMEMIEKEGKGVVVYMNHEGRGIGLLNKLKAYELQEQGRDTVEANLELGFKADARDYGIGAQILRDLGVSKIRLLSNNPKKRTGLISYGLEIVENVALEITPNEHNKKYLETKKNKMGHTLKLKG
- a CDS encoding putative metal-dependent hydrolase; its protein translation is MSDLAYPIGRFKYEAGNTEKHHQAMDSIARFGAALEAVCRDINDEQLAWRYRPDGWTIRQVVHHCADSHSNGVVRFKLALTEDTPRIKTYDEKAWSELADNQLPIVFSLGILFGVHARWDALLKSMTPQDFEKRFFHPEHDREISLAEMTQLYGWHSNHHLAHIQQALGFKGKY
- a CDS encoding type II toxin-antitoxin system RelE/ParE family toxin produces the protein MAEVRWTDQAIEDINNIAEYISKDSLTFARIQTDRFFERVEILETQPLAGRIVPELNDQTIRELVMGNYRIVYLMDSEDTATILTVHHSRRQLSNNPAFEEDK